A stretch of Mytilus edulis chromosome 11, xbMytEdul2.2, whole genome shotgun sequence DNA encodes these proteins:
- the LOC139495588 gene encoding uncharacterized protein isoform X3 — protein MSGSNCVICNEPLENGQVLITIREKGAKTINEVSSKHRHQNVFVVAGQILHQECRKKYTNAKEIQKIGKENTDNDRFDRLTRSSQYFDFREHCLFCGQSAQMSDRKYGIEVYPVRTFEFQQKIDAICKDRKDSWAADVLAKLEYAQDLPAADAIYHQKCSVNFRTGKNIPIGGTPEQKRKKQGRPDHTEANTAFLKTMDYLLENEEDQLTVNDLVHQMTQFCGDLAYTTVHMKSKIKTHFGDEAFITDVCGKPNVVTLRKTASVLLQEFHQSQKTSDPETEKRDIIKTAAKLIKSDIKSMEFSRAVYPSPATIASCEENIAYLPDSLKQLLGGIFSEKDCDLKVAAIGQSIMQATRPRSLIAPLQLGLGVQMHHHFGSKFLLDTLYQLGFSSSYKEVQKHGVNSALQGDDSPQDLEGRCIQHVADNVDHNIRTLDGHGTFHGMGIIAGITPGYNHKTIVQRLNVSLDDIKQIGKIDLHQYNFDRTSKLSLKFESLAAQQSGALPDNISLLCSTLWPKKRIGWSAMCNLVQDGAYPGKSTIVFLPMIDLEPGNLSCIFSTMKFVCNEAFKYRANPMLTFDQPLYWKALTIIDNEPKDSDLKSIVLRLGGFHLEMSFLGSIGNIMSGSGLAELMETVYAPNAVTHMFTGKAVARAVRGHFLIYNALTSLLLCEHFHVSSTVLKDHDTENVEHLSSLEDSEIHNENTFIQDLNKLSYIFDEILERHLQVDTLDQNEVLRKIRDSISTFRKSHIENRTAQLWFLYMDMVDLLRNFIKAERTGNWTLHLQTIQKMLPYFAAAGHNLYLKSAYVYLQQMHGLSRTNPAINEALMSGFHVMRRSDRFWSGLSSDLIIEQVLMRCIKTTGGLTRGRGMTDAQRSLWILSMPQCIQMNEAMQQVTGVNFETSEQHKEMCIPRKVRDTKDTTTFLDFLGERSPFSIDKNLRNIETGATGDSNVNSDNALVIGHNIISSMEGKCIDEFVFKRKNQVTTLSSKLNIKVDNEEISVDPQLLFQRLVTTANTMFPDVSQVFKYELSAVPAALFEPSGLMRQAQKSTLADEIWNTGSCVFSDDLGTDVRHVIDGGSLIQRIPWKKGATFAEICQLYIDHINNRYPIPIIVFDGYGSGPTTKDHVHERRSKGVTGTHISFKDSTPFKSKKEIFLANGENKQNFINMLCNKMDNEGFISLQAAADADVLIASTAVRYASCYPTVVVGEDTDVLILLLFHAEENSKPLVFQSDKIRKSKVWDIKKTKELLGNEIVDLLPFIHAITGCDTTSRLYGIGKKEGLKRLRENAFFRELASVFLKQDATSDDVIQSGQSALVILYGGETGESLDQLRYRKFNHKVLTNSLSCVHVQSLPPTSEAASQHCKRAYYQIQEWTNDSVHMLSPSDWGWVLQGTSLCPIRTILPPAPDNLLHVIRCKCKSGCDTRRCTCRKNGLDCSSACSECKGLNCSNCKVLEIHEDEDDSDI, from the coding sequence ATGTCTGGAAGTAACTGTGTGATATGCAACGAACCTTTGGAGAATGGGCAAGTTCTGATAACGATAAGAGAAAAAGGTGCAAAAACAATCAATGAAGTAAGCAGCAAACATAGACATCAAAACGTATTTGTTGTAGCCGGCCAAATACTACACCAAGAATGTCGAAAAAAATATACTAATGCTAAAGAGATTCAGAAAATTGGTAAAGAGAATACTGATAACGATAGATTTGATCGACTAACGCGATCATCACAGTATTTTGATTTTAGAGAACACTGTTTGTTTTGTGGACAGTCAGCGCAAATGTCAGATAGAAAATATGGAATAGAAGTATATCCAGTGAGAACTTTTGAATTCCAACAGAAAATTGATGCAATATGCAAAGACAGAAAAGATTCATGGGCTGCTGACGTTTTGGCAAAACTTGAATATGCACAAGACTTACCTGCAGCAGATGCTATTTACCATCAGAAATGTAGCGTCAACTTCAGGACAGGGAAAAATATACCAATTGGTGGAACACCAGAGCAAAAACGAAAAAAGCAAGGTAGACCAGATCACACTGAAGCAAATACAGCTTTTCTAAAAACCATGGATTACTTGCTAGAAAATGAAGAAGACCAATTGACAGTAAACGACCTCGTTCATCAAATGACACAGTTTTGTGGAGATCTGGCAtacacaacagtacacatgaaATCAAAGATCAAAACACACTTTGGTGATGAAGCTTTTATTACCGACGTCTGTGGAAAACCAAATGTGGTCACTCTTCGTAAAACGGCATCTGTTCTTCTGCAAGAATTTCATCAGAGTCAAAAAACTTCCGATCCTGAAACAGAAAAAAGAGATATTATCAAAACAGCAGCTAAACTGATCAAATCTGATATAAAATCAATGGAATTTTCAAGGGCGGTGTATCCATCACCAGCTACAATAGCATCTTGTGAGGAAAACATCGCATACTTACCTGACAGTCTTAAACAGCTACTTGGTGGAATATTTTCTGAAAAAGATTGCGATCTTAAAGTGGCAGCCATTGGCCAGTCTATCATGCAAGCCACAAGACCAAGATCTCTGATTGCCCCTTTACAGCTAGGTCTAGGAGTTCAAATGCATCACCATTTTGGTTCAAAATTCCTTCTCGATACCTTATACCAACTTGGCTTTTCATCATCTTATAAGGAAGTTCAAAAACACGGCGTGAATTCTGCTCTTCAAGGTGATGATTCTCCGCAAGACCTTGAAGGGAGATGTATTCAACACGTGGCAGATAATGTGGACCATAACATCAGAACACTTGACGGTCATGGGACATTCCATGGAATGGGGATAATAGCAGGCATCACACCAGGATATAACCACAAAACTATTGTGCAGAGATTAAATGTTTCGCTTGACGATATAAAACAAATAGGGAAAATCGATCTCCATCAATACAACTTTGACCGAACATCAAAACTTAGTTTAAAATTCGAATCACTTGCAGCGCAACAGTCGGGTGCGTTACCTGATAACATCAGTCTTCTCTGTAGTACTCTTTGGCCAAAGAAAAGGATTGGGTGGTCAGCAATGTGTAATTTAGTGCAAGATGGAGCATACCCTGGTAAATCGACAATTGTATTTTTGCCTATGATAGACCTTGAGCCGGGAAACCTTTCATGTATCTTTTCGACCATGAAGTTCGTATGTAACGAAGCGTTTAAGTACAGAGCTAATCCTATGCTTACATTTGACCAACCGCTTTATTGGAAAGCTCTTACAATTATTGACAACGAACCAAAGGACAGCGACTTGAAATCGATAGTTCTTAGATTAGGAGGTTTTCATCTCGAAATGAGCTTTCTTGGTTCCATTGGTAATATTATGAGCGGATCTGGACTTGCAGAGCTCATGGAAACTGTCTATGCACCTAACGCTGTTACGCATATGTTTACCGGAAAGGCAGTTGCGAGAGCAGTGCGTGGTCATTTCTTGATTTACAATGCTTTAACTTCATTATTGTTGTGCGAACATTTTCATGTATCTTCCACTGTCTTGAAAGATCATGACACTGAAAATGTAGAACATCTTTCTTCTCTTGAAGACTCTGAAATTCACAATGAAAACACTTTTATCCAGGatttaaataaattgagttatatttttgatgaaatccTCGAACGACATCTTCAAGTAGACACCCTTGATCAGAATgaggtattgagaaaaatacGCGACAGTATATCAACTTTTAGAAAATCACATATCGAAAACCGGACAGCTCAACTATGGTTTCTATATATGGATATGGTGGACTTGCTGCGTAATTTCATCAAAGCTGAAAGAACTGGAAACTGGACCCTTCATCTTCAAACCATTCAAAAGATGTTACCATACTTTGCTGCTGCAGGACATAACTTATATCTAAAATCTGCGTATGTTTACCTGCAGCAAATGCATGGGTTATCAAGAACAAATCCTGCAATAAACGAAGCTCTCATGTCAGGCTTCCATGTGATGAGAAGAAGTGATCGGTTTTGGTCAGGTTTATCATCGGATCTGATCATAGAGCAAGTTCTGATGAGATGCATTAAAACAACTGGAGGTCTCACCAGAGGTCGAGGGATGACAGATGCGCAGAGATCATTGTGGATTTTGTCTATGCCACAGTGTATTCAGATGAATGAGGCCATGCAACAAGTAACTGGTGTAAATTTTGAAACGAGCGAACAGCACAAAGAAATGTGCATTCCAAGGAAGGTACGGGATACCAAAGACACAACAACCTTTCTTGACTTTCTTGGAGAAAGAAGTCCATTTTCTATCGATAAAAATCTGAGGAACATCGAAACAGGAGCAACTGGCGACAGCAACGTAAATTCTGACAATGCACTGGTCATAGGACACAATATAATATCGTCAATGGAAGGTAAATGTATTGACGAGTTtgtattcaaaagaaaaaacCAAGTAACAACTCTAtcttcaaaattaaatatcaaagtaGATAATGAAGAAATATCTGTCGATCCACAATTGTTGTTTCAACGACTAGTTACTACTGCTAATACCATGTTTCCAGATGTATCTCAAGTCTTTAAGTACGAACTAAGCGCTGTACCAGCTGCTTTGTTTGAACCGTCTGGGTTGATGCGACAGGCACAGAAATCAACATTGGCAGATGAAATATGGAACACGGGAAGTTGTGTATTTTCAGATGACCTTGGTACCGATGTTCGCCACGTAATCGACGGTGGTTCCTTGATACAGCGAATCCCATGGAAAAAAGGTGCGACATTTGCAGAAATATGTCAGTTATACATCGACCATATTAATAACAGATATCCCATTCCAATAATTGTCTTTGATGGGTATGGTTCCGGACCAACGACAAAAGATCATGTACATGAACGGAGATCGAAAGGTGTGACTGGTACACACATCTCATTCAAAGATAGCACACCGTTTAAATCAAAGAAGGAAATTTTCTTAGCTAATGGAGAAAACAAGCAAAACTTTATCAATATGCTTTGTAATAAAATGGATAATGAAGGATTTATTTCTCTTCAAGCTGCTGCTGATGCTGATGTTCTTATTGCATCAACTGCTGTACGATATGCATCTTGTTACCCTACCGTTGTCGTTGGTGAAGACACTGATGTTCTCATACTACTGCTTTTCCATGCAGAGGAAAATTCTAAACCATTGGTTTTTCAATCCGATAAAATTCGAAAGTCTAAAGTATGGGACATTAAAAAGACTAAAGAGTTGCTTGGAAATGAAATAGTCGATTTGTTACCATTTATTCATGCTATCACAGGGTGTGACACGACATCTAGACTTTACGGTATAGGGAAGAAGGAAGGACTAAAGCGGTTGCGTGAGAATGCCTTTTTTAGAGAGTTAGCTTcagtatttttaaaacaagatgcAACGTCAGATGATGTTATACAATCAGGACAGTCAGCTCTTGTTATATTATACGGAGGTGAGACAGGAGAAAGCTTAGACCAGTTACGCTACAGAAAATTTAACCATAAAGTTCTTACCAATTCTTTGTCTTGTGTACATGTTCAGTCCTTGCCACCTACCTCAGAAGCAGCGTCTCAGCACTGCAAGCGTGCATATTATCAGATCCAAGAATGGACAAATGACTCTGTCCATATGTTAAGTCCATCAGACTGGGGATGGGTTCTACAAGGTACATCACTTTGTCCAATTAGAACAATTTTGCCTCCAGCTCCAGATAATTTATTGCACGTGATTAGATGTAAATGCAAATCTGGTTGCGATACACGCAGATGCACTTGTAGAAAAAACGGTCTTGACTGTAGCTCAGCATGTAGCGAATGTAAGGGACTGAACTGTTCAAACTGTAAAGTACTTGAGATTCATGAAGACGAGGACGATAGTGACATTTAA
- the LOC139495588 gene encoding uncharacterized protein isoform X2: MMSGSNCVICNEPLENGQVLITIREKGAKTINEVSSKHRHQNVFVVAGQILHQECRKKYTNAKEIQKIGKENTDNDRFDRLTRSSQYFDFREHCLFCGQSAQMSDRKYGIEVYPVRTFEFQQKIDAICKDRKDSWAADVLAKLEYAQDLPAADAIYHQKCSVNFRTGKNIPIGGTPEQKRKKQGRPDHTEANTAFLKTMDYLLENEEDQLTVNDLVHQMTQFCGDLAYTTVHMKSKIKTHFGDEAFITDVCGKPNVVTLRKTASVLLQEFHQSQKTSDPETEKRDIIKTAAKLIKSDIKSMEFSRAVYPSPATIASCEENIAYLPDSLKQLLGGIFSEKDCDLKVAAIGQSIMQATRPRSLIAPLQLGLGVQMHHHFGSKFLLDTLYQLGFSSSYKEVQKHGVNSALQGDDSPQDLEGRCIQHVADNVDHNIRTLDGHGTFHGMGIIAGITPGYNHKTIVQRLNVSLDDIKQIGKIDLHQYNFDRTSKLSLKFESLAAQQSGALPDNISLLCSTLWPKKRIGWSAMCNLVQDGAYPGKSTIVFLPMIDLEPGNLSCIFSTMKFVCNEAFKYRANPMLTFDQPLYWKALTIIDNEPKDSDLKSIVLRLGGFHLEMSFLGSIGNIMSGSGLAELMETVYAPNAVTHMFTGKAVARAVRGHFLIYNALTSLLLCEHFHVSSTVLKDHDTENVEHLSSLEDSEIHNENTFIQDLNKLSYIFDEILERHLQVDTLDQNEVLRKIRDSISTFRKSHIENRTAQLWFLYMDMVDLLRNFIKAERTGNWTLHLQTIQKMLPYFAAAGHNLYLKSAYVYLQQMHGLSRTNPAINEALMSGFHVMRRSDRFWSGLSSDLIIEQVLMRCIKTTGGLTRGRGMTDAQRSLWILSMPQCIQMNEAMQQVTGVNFETSEQHKEMCIPRKVRDTKDTTTFLDFLGERSPFSIDKNLRNIETGATGDSNVNSDNALVIGHNIISSMEGKCIDEFVFKRKNQVTTLSSKLNIKVDNEEISVDPQLLFQRLVTTANTMFPDVSQVFKYELSAVPAALFEPSGLMRQAQKSTLADEIWNTGSCVFSDDLGTDVRHVIDGGSLIQRIPWKKGATFAEICQLYIDHINNRYPIPIIVFDGYGSGPTTKDHVHERRSKGVTGTHISFKDSTPFKSKKEIFLANGENKQNFINMLCNKMDNEGFISLQAAADADVLIASTAVRYASCYPTVVVGEDTDVLILLLFHAEENSKPLVFQSDKIRKSKVWDIKKTKELLGNEIVDLLPFIHAITGCDTTSRLYGIGKKEGLKRLRENAFFRELASVFLKQDATSDDVIQSGQSALVILYGGETGESLDQLRYRKFNHKVLTNSLSCVHVQSLPPTSEAASQHCKRAYYQIQEWTNDSVHMLSPSDWGWVLQGTSLCPIRTILPPAPDNLLHVIRCKCKSGCDTRRCTCRKNGLDCSSACSECKGLNCSNCKVLEIHEDEDDSDI, from the exons ATG ATGTCTGGAAGTAACTGTGTGATATGCAACGAACCTTTGGAGAATGGGCAAGTTCTGATAACGATAAGAGAAAAAGGTGCAAAAACAATCAATGAAGTAAGCAGCAAACATAGACATCAAAACGTATTTGTTGTAGCCGGCCAAATACTACACCAAGAATGTCGAAAAAAATATACTAATGCTAAAGAGATTCAGAAAATTGGTAAAGAGAATACTGATAACGATAGATTTGATCGACTAACGCGATCATCACAGTATTTTGATTTTAGAGAACACTGTTTGTTTTGTGGACAGTCAGCGCAAATGTCAGATAGAAAATATGGAATAGAAGTATATCCAGTGAGAACTTTTGAATTCCAACAGAAAATTGATGCAATATGCAAAGACAGAAAAGATTCATGGGCTGCTGACGTTTTGGCAAAACTTGAATATGCACAAGACTTACCTGCAGCAGATGCTATTTACCATCAGAAATGTAGCGTCAACTTCAGGACAGGGAAAAATATACCAATTGGTGGAACACCAGAGCAAAAACGAAAAAAGCAAGGTAGACCAGATCACACTGAAGCAAATACAGCTTTTCTAAAAACCATGGATTACTTGCTAGAAAATGAAGAAGACCAATTGACAGTAAACGACCTCGTTCATCAAATGACACAGTTTTGTGGAGATCTGGCAtacacaacagtacacatgaaATCAAAGATCAAAACACACTTTGGTGATGAAGCTTTTATTACCGACGTCTGTGGAAAACCAAATGTGGTCACTCTTCGTAAAACGGCATCTGTTCTTCTGCAAGAATTTCATCAGAGTCAAAAAACTTCCGATCCTGAAACAGAAAAAAGAGATATTATCAAAACAGCAGCTAAACTGATCAAATCTGATATAAAATCAATGGAATTTTCAAGGGCGGTGTATCCATCACCAGCTACAATAGCATCTTGTGAGGAAAACATCGCATACTTACCTGACAGTCTTAAACAGCTACTTGGTGGAATATTTTCTGAAAAAGATTGCGATCTTAAAGTGGCAGCCATTGGCCAGTCTATCATGCAAGCCACAAGACCAAGATCTCTGATTGCCCCTTTACAGCTAGGTCTAGGAGTTCAAATGCATCACCATTTTGGTTCAAAATTCCTTCTCGATACCTTATACCAACTTGGCTTTTCATCATCTTATAAGGAAGTTCAAAAACACGGCGTGAATTCTGCTCTTCAAGGTGATGATTCTCCGCAAGACCTTGAAGGGAGATGTATTCAACACGTGGCAGATAATGTGGACCATAACATCAGAACACTTGACGGTCATGGGACATTCCATGGAATGGGGATAATAGCAGGCATCACACCAGGATATAACCACAAAACTATTGTGCAGAGATTAAATGTTTCGCTTGACGATATAAAACAAATAGGGAAAATCGATCTCCATCAATACAACTTTGACCGAACATCAAAACTTAGTTTAAAATTCGAATCACTTGCAGCGCAACAGTCGGGTGCGTTACCTGATAACATCAGTCTTCTCTGTAGTACTCTTTGGCCAAAGAAAAGGATTGGGTGGTCAGCAATGTGTAATTTAGTGCAAGATGGAGCATACCCTGGTAAATCGACAATTGTATTTTTGCCTATGATAGACCTTGAGCCGGGAAACCTTTCATGTATCTTTTCGACCATGAAGTTCGTATGTAACGAAGCGTTTAAGTACAGAGCTAATCCTATGCTTACATTTGACCAACCGCTTTATTGGAAAGCTCTTACAATTATTGACAACGAACCAAAGGACAGCGACTTGAAATCGATAGTTCTTAGATTAGGAGGTTTTCATCTCGAAATGAGCTTTCTTGGTTCCATTGGTAATATTATGAGCGGATCTGGACTTGCAGAGCTCATGGAAACTGTCTATGCACCTAACGCTGTTACGCATATGTTTACCGGAAAGGCAGTTGCGAGAGCAGTGCGTGGTCATTTCTTGATTTACAATGCTTTAACTTCATTATTGTTGTGCGAACATTTTCATGTATCTTCCACTGTCTTGAAAGATCATGACACTGAAAATGTAGAACATCTTTCTTCTCTTGAAGACTCTGAAATTCACAATGAAAACACTTTTATCCAGGatttaaataaattgagttatatttttgatgaaatccTCGAACGACATCTTCAAGTAGACACCCTTGATCAGAATgaggtattgagaaaaatacGCGACAGTATATCAACTTTTAGAAAATCACATATCGAAAACCGGACAGCTCAACTATGGTTTCTATATATGGATATGGTGGACTTGCTGCGTAATTTCATCAAAGCTGAAAGAACTGGAAACTGGACCCTTCATCTTCAAACCATTCAAAAGATGTTACCATACTTTGCTGCTGCAGGACATAACTTATATCTAAAATCTGCGTATGTTTACCTGCAGCAAATGCATGGGTTATCAAGAACAAATCCTGCAATAAACGAAGCTCTCATGTCAGGCTTCCATGTGATGAGAAGAAGTGATCGGTTTTGGTCAGGTTTATCATCGGATCTGATCATAGAGCAAGTTCTGATGAGATGCATTAAAACAACTGGAGGTCTCACCAGAGGTCGAGGGATGACAGATGCGCAGAGATCATTGTGGATTTTGTCTATGCCACAGTGTATTCAGATGAATGAGGCCATGCAACAAGTAACTGGTGTAAATTTTGAAACGAGCGAACAGCACAAAGAAATGTGCATTCCAAGGAAGGTACGGGATACCAAAGACACAACAACCTTTCTTGACTTTCTTGGAGAAAGAAGTCCATTTTCTATCGATAAAAATCTGAGGAACATCGAAACAGGAGCAACTGGCGACAGCAACGTAAATTCTGACAATGCACTGGTCATAGGACACAATATAATATCGTCAATGGAAGGTAAATGTATTGACGAGTTtgtattcaaaagaaaaaacCAAGTAACAACTCTAtcttcaaaattaaatatcaaagtaGATAATGAAGAAATATCTGTCGATCCACAATTGTTGTTTCAACGACTAGTTACTACTGCTAATACCATGTTTCCAGATGTATCTCAAGTCTTTAAGTACGAACTAAGCGCTGTACCAGCTGCTTTGTTTGAACCGTCTGGGTTGATGCGACAGGCACAGAAATCAACATTGGCAGATGAAATATGGAACACGGGAAGTTGTGTATTTTCAGATGACCTTGGTACCGATGTTCGCCACGTAATCGACGGTGGTTCCTTGATACAGCGAATCCCATGGAAAAAAGGTGCGACATTTGCAGAAATATGTCAGTTATACATCGACCATATTAATAACAGATATCCCATTCCAATAATTGTCTTTGATGGGTATGGTTCCGGACCAACGACAAAAGATCATGTACATGAACGGAGATCGAAAGGTGTGACTGGTACACACATCTCATTCAAAGATAGCACACCGTTTAAATCAAAGAAGGAAATTTTCTTAGCTAATGGAGAAAACAAGCAAAACTTTATCAATATGCTTTGTAATAAAATGGATAATGAAGGATTTATTTCTCTTCAAGCTGCTGCTGATGCTGATGTTCTTATTGCATCAACTGCTGTACGATATGCATCTTGTTACCCTACCGTTGTCGTTGGTGAAGACACTGATGTTCTCATACTACTGCTTTTCCATGCAGAGGAAAATTCTAAACCATTGGTTTTTCAATCCGATAAAATTCGAAAGTCTAAAGTATGGGACATTAAAAAGACTAAAGAGTTGCTTGGAAATGAAATAGTCGATTTGTTACCATTTATTCATGCTATCACAGGGTGTGACACGACATCTAGACTTTACGGTATAGGGAAGAAGGAAGGACTAAAGCGGTTGCGTGAGAATGCCTTTTTTAGAGAGTTAGCTTcagtatttttaaaacaagatgcAACGTCAGATGATGTTATACAATCAGGACAGTCAGCTCTTGTTATATTATACGGAGGTGAGACAGGAGAAAGCTTAGACCAGTTACGCTACAGAAAATTTAACCATAAAGTTCTTACCAATTCTTTGTCTTGTGTACATGTTCAGTCCTTGCCACCTACCTCAGAAGCAGCGTCTCAGCACTGCAAGCGTGCATATTATCAGATCCAAGAATGGACAAATGACTCTGTCCATATGTTAAGTCCATCAGACTGGGGATGGGTTCTACAAGGTACATCACTTTGTCCAATTAGAACAATTTTGCCTCCAGCTCCAGATAATTTATTGCACGTGATTAGATGTAAATGCAAATCTGGTTGCGATACACGCAGATGCACTTGTAGAAAAAACGGTCTTGACTGTAGCTCAGCATGTAGCGAATGTAAGGGACTGAACTGTTCAAACTGTAAAGTACTTGAGATTCATGAAGACGAGGACGATAGTGACATTTAA